In Chelonoidis abingdonii isolate Lonesome George chromosome 15, CheloAbing_2.0, whole genome shotgun sequence, the following are encoded in one genomic region:
- the PRDX3 gene encoding thioredoxin-dependent peroxide reductase, mitochondrial translates to MAAALRRLLKPSVARTAPLSWGACAAALRPPVPAAAAAAGGRKCTAQAELPLPRLHFSTSSSRFVPAVTQHAPYFKGTAVVNGEFKELSLDDFKGKYLVLFFYPLDFTFVCPTEIVAFSDKANEFHDVNCEVVAVSVDSHFCHLAWTKTPRKSGGLGHMNIPLLSDLTKQISRDYGVLLEGPGLALR, encoded by the exons ATGGCTGCTGCCCTGCGAAGGTTGCTGAAGCCCTCG GTAGCGCGAACAGCTCCCTTGTCCTGGGGGGCCTGTGCGGCTGCCCTGCGGCcccctgttcctgctgctgccgccgccgccggcGGGAGGAAATGCACGGCTCAGGCAGAACTGCCCCTTCCTCGGCTCCATTTCAGCACCA GTTCTTCCAGGTTTGTTCCTGCCGTTACCCAGCATGCCCCATATTTTAAAGGAACAGCTGTTGTCAATGGAGAGTTCAAAGAATTGAGCCTAGATGACTTTAAGGGAAAATATCTGGTACTTTTCTTCTACCCTTTAGATTT CACTTTTGTATGCCCAACAGAAATTGTGGCTTTCAGTGACAAAGCTAATGAATTTCATGATGTGAACTGTGAGGTCGTTGCTGTATCTGTGGATTCTCACTTTTGTCATCTGGCCTGGACAAAGACACCACGAAAG AGTGGTGGCTTGGGCCATATGAATATCCCGCTTCTGTCAGACCTGACAAAACAAATCTCCCGAGATTATGGTGTGCTGTTAGAAGGACCTGGTCTAGCACTAAGGTAG